Proteins from one Corynebacterium epidermidicanis genomic window:
- a CDS encoding inositol monophosphatase family protein, producing the protein MTNYEELKDIAVEIAVLTATEIARKRAELGDVRAYTQTKSSPVDPVTVVDTFAEELISGELERLRPADGLIGEEGSSRVATSEVTWIVDPIDGTVNFLYGLPQYAVSIAAAVDGQVVAGAVINVATGELFSAAAGRGATRRLNGVETVLQASQETQVRQSLVATGFGYSATRRQAQSALVARLLPQIRDIRRLGSAALDLCMVAAGEVDAHFEHGLNAWDFAAGALIAAEAGAKVRTPSLSTPGDAGEIMLVTAPGIWDEFHGVLDEIGACNPVAR; encoded by the coding sequence ATGACTAACTATGAGGAATTGAAGGACATTGCGGTGGAGATCGCGGTACTTACCGCGACAGAAATTGCGCGCAAGCGGGCCGAATTGGGCGACGTGCGAGCCTATACCCAAACCAAGAGTTCTCCAGTTGACCCCGTGACAGTCGTAGACACCTTTGCTGAGGAACTCATTTCCGGCGAGCTCGAACGCCTTCGACCGGCCGATGGGCTCATCGGCGAGGAAGGCAGTTCGCGTGTTGCTACCTCCGAGGTGACCTGGATTGTCGACCCCATCGACGGCACGGTGAATTTCCTCTACGGTTTGCCGCAATATGCGGTCTCGATCGCAGCGGCGGTCGATGGGCAGGTCGTAGCCGGCGCGGTTATCAACGTGGCCACGGGTGAATTGTTCAGCGCTGCGGCCGGTCGGGGCGCAACCCGCAGGCTCAATGGAGTGGAAACGGTGCTGCAGGCGTCCCAGGAGACCCAGGTCCGGCAGTCTTTGGTTGCTACCGGCTTCGGTTACAGCGCCACGCGTCGACAAGCCCAAAGTGCATTGGTTGCTCGGTTGCTGCCACAAATCCGCGACATTAGGCGCCTGGGCAGTGCTGCGCTGGATCTTTGCATGGTCGCTGCCGGCGAAGTCGATGCGCATTTTGAACACGGGCTTAATGCCTGGGACTTCGCGGCGGGCGCGCTCATCGCCGCCGAGGCGGGGGCTAAAGTGCGTACGCCCAGCTTGTCGACGCCCGGAGATGCCGGCGAGATCATGTTGGTCACTGCCCCTGGGATTTGGGACGAATTTCACGGCGTGTTGGATGAAATTGGTGCCTGCAACCCGGTTGCTCGCTAG